A single window of Jiangella alkaliphila DNA harbors:
- a CDS encoding ATP-binding cassette domain-containing protein has product MVPMSVATEESGSSARTTQPVLELTGIGKHFGAVQALAGVDFQVHAGEVVALVGDNGAGKSTLVKIMSGVYQPDSGSMRVEGREVHVGSPGTAQSLGIATVFQDLALCDNLDVVANLFLGSELGSQAWMDEVAMEKESWRLLRELGAKIPTVRIPVASLSGGQRQTVAIARSLVGQPKVVMLDEPTAALGVAQTAEVLNLVERLREQRLAVVLISHNMADVQAVADRIVVLRLGRNEAEFRTVDVTTEQLVAAITGASDNVVAERNARREASGGTDE; this is encoded by the coding sequence ATGGTGCCGATGAGCGTCGCCACAGAGGAGAGCGGGTCCTCGGCCCGCACGACCCAGCCGGTCCTGGAACTCACCGGGATCGGCAAACATTTCGGCGCCGTCCAGGCGCTGGCCGGCGTCGACTTCCAGGTCCACGCCGGCGAGGTGGTCGCCCTCGTCGGCGACAACGGCGCGGGGAAGTCGACCCTGGTCAAGATCATGTCCGGCGTGTACCAGCCCGACTCCGGCAGCATGCGGGTCGAGGGCCGCGAGGTGCACGTCGGCAGCCCGGGCACCGCACAGTCGCTGGGCATCGCGACGGTCTTCCAGGACCTCGCGCTCTGCGACAACCTCGACGTCGTGGCCAACCTGTTCCTCGGCAGCGAGCTGGGCTCGCAGGCCTGGATGGACGAGGTGGCCATGGAGAAGGAGTCCTGGCGGCTGCTGCGCGAGCTGGGCGCGAAGATCCCGACCGTGCGCATCCCGGTCGCCAGCCTGTCCGGCGGCCAGCGGCAGACCGTCGCGATCGCCCGCAGCCTGGTCGGCCAGCCCAAGGTGGTCATGCTCGACGAGCCGACCGCCGCCCTGGGCGTCGCGCAGACCGCCGAGGTGCTGAACCTCGTCGAGCGGCTCCGCGAGCAGCGCCTCGCCGTCGTCCTGATCAGCCACAACATGGCCGACGTGCAGGCCGTCGCCGACCGCATCGTGGTGCTGCGGCTGGGCCGCAACGAGGCCGAGTTCCGCACCGTCGACGTCACGACCGAGCAGCTCGTCGCCGCCATCACCGGCGCGTCGGACAACGTCGTGGCCGAGCGCAACGCCCGCCGCGAGGCGTCAGGGGGCACCGATGAGTAG
- a CDS encoding sugar ABC transporter substrate-binding protein, with protein sequence MHQPNRRAAVFAVLALAAGALAACGANEDDNDNGGGSDETASGGASIALLLPEAATARYEAFDRPLFEAKVAELCADCEVVYFNADQDEAQQAEQVDSAISQNVDVMVLDPVNGVAAASLVADAQAADIPVIAYDRFIEGADYYTSFDNERVGELQGQALVDAVGAAGDILMLNGSPDDPNAAQFKSGAHSIIDASDLTVVGEYDNPDWSPDNAQSWTTDQLNTIDPASLAGVYAANDGQAGGVIAALTGAGIAADALPPVTGQDAELAAIQRIVAGEQYMTVYKPIPVEAEGAAEAAISIVNGEEVADTVDFQGVPSLIHDPIVVTADNVADTVVADEFWSVDEICTADYADACAAAGLS encoded by the coding sequence GTGCACCAGCCCAATCGACGGGCTGCCGTCTTCGCAGTCCTCGCCCTGGCCGCCGGCGCACTGGCCGCCTGTGGCGCCAACGAGGACGACAACGACAACGGCGGCGGGAGCGACGAGACCGCGAGCGGGGGCGCCTCGATCGCCCTGCTCCTGCCGGAAGCGGCCACCGCCCGCTACGAGGCGTTCGACCGGCCGCTGTTCGAGGCCAAGGTCGCGGAGCTGTGCGCCGACTGCGAGGTCGTCTACTTCAACGCCGACCAGGACGAGGCCCAGCAGGCCGAGCAGGTCGACTCCGCGATCTCGCAGAACGTCGACGTCATGGTGCTCGACCCGGTCAACGGTGTCGCCGCGGCGTCGCTGGTGGCCGACGCGCAGGCCGCCGACATCCCGGTCATCGCCTACGACCGCTTCATCGAGGGTGCCGACTACTACACCTCGTTCGACAACGAGCGGGTCGGCGAGCTGCAGGGCCAGGCCCTGGTCGACGCGGTCGGCGCGGCCGGCGACATCCTCATGCTGAACGGGTCGCCCGACGACCCCAACGCCGCGCAGTTCAAGTCCGGCGCGCACAGCATCATCGACGCCAGCGACCTCACCGTCGTCGGCGAGTACGACAACCCCGACTGGAGCCCCGACAACGCCCAGTCGTGGACGACGGACCAGCTCAACACCATCGACCCCGCCTCGCTGGCCGGCGTCTACGCCGCCAACGACGGCCAGGCCGGCGGCGTCATCGCGGCGCTGACCGGTGCGGGCATCGCCGCCGACGCGCTGCCGCCGGTGACCGGGCAGGACGCCGAGCTGGCCGCCATCCAGCGCATCGTCGCGGGTGAGCAATACATGACGGTCTACAAGCCGATCCCGGTCGAGGCCGAGGGCGCCGCCGAGGCGGCCATCTCGATCGTCAACGGCGAGGAGGTCGCCGACACCGTCGACTTCCAGGGTGTGCCGTCGCTGATCCACGACCCGATCGTGGTCACCGCCGACAACGTGGCCGACACCGTCGTAGCCGACGAGTTCTGGAGCGTCGACGAGATCTGCACCGCTGACTACGCGGACGCCTGCGCGGCCGCGGGCCTCAGCTGA
- a CDS encoding sugar ABC transporter permease produces the protein MSRTRTAPADETAARADLLDERLAQDAGLRGAVDAFRRRVRDGDLGMLPVVVGLFIIGLVFYLQDVTYLSSSNLVNITLTAVPYGIIAVGIVLVLLLGEIDLSVGSISGLAGSITAVLVVQQEQPLVLGLAAGAGTGAVIGIVYGLIFTKIGVPSFVITLAGLLGFVGLQYVVLGDTGTINLPRTSPLAQFAREDFLSPAVSYVVVVAVVALYALVNLIGIRRRTAAGLPAQSVTLVLIKAGVMLAGLGFLTYYLNIDRGWGFAVVFFVGLVVLLDLVLRKSTWGRHLYAVGGNVEAARRSGINVTWIYISAFSLTGLLAATGGLLFLARLTSVSQASGSNDVNLTAIAAAVIGGVSLFGGRGSAYSALLGVLVLMSINSGLNRIGVDSSVRFIVTGAVLLLAVSIDAIARRARASSGRG, from the coding sequence ATGAGTAGGACCCGGACGGCGCCGGCCGACGAGACCGCGGCCCGCGCCGACCTCCTCGACGAGCGGCTGGCCCAGGACGCCGGCCTGCGCGGCGCGGTGGACGCGTTCCGGCGGCGCGTCCGCGACGGCGACCTCGGCATGCTGCCGGTGGTCGTCGGCCTGTTCATCATCGGGCTGGTCTTCTACCTGCAGGACGTCACGTACCTGTCGTCGAGCAACCTGGTCAACATCACGCTCACCGCCGTGCCGTACGGCATCATCGCGGTCGGCATCGTGCTGGTGCTGCTTCTCGGCGAGATCGACCTGTCCGTCGGCTCGATCAGCGGTCTCGCGGGGTCCATCACGGCCGTCCTGGTGGTCCAGCAGGAGCAGCCGCTGGTGCTGGGGCTGGCGGCCGGCGCCGGGACGGGCGCAGTCATCGGCATCGTCTACGGGCTGATCTTCACCAAGATCGGCGTGCCGAGCTTCGTCATCACATTGGCCGGCCTGCTCGGCTTCGTCGGCCTGCAGTACGTCGTGCTCGGCGACACCGGCACGATCAACCTGCCGCGCACGTCGCCGCTGGCGCAGTTCGCCCGCGAGGACTTCCTCAGCCCGGCGGTCTCGTACGTCGTCGTGGTGGCGGTCGTCGCGCTGTACGCGCTGGTCAACCTCATCGGCATCCGGCGGCGGACGGCGGCCGGGCTGCCCGCGCAGTCGGTGACGCTGGTGCTGATCAAGGCGGGGGTCATGCTGGCCGGCCTCGGCTTCCTCACCTACTACCTGAACATCGACCGCGGCTGGGGTTTCGCGGTGGTGTTCTTCGTGGGGCTGGTCGTGCTCCTGGACCTCGTCCTGCGCAAGTCGACCTGGGGCCGGCACCTGTACGCCGTCGGCGGCAACGTCGAGGCGGCCCGCCGTTCCGGCATCAACGTCACCTGGATCTACATCTCGGCGTTCTCGCTGACCGGCCTGCTGGCCGCGACCGGCGGTCTGTTGTTCCTGGCCCGGCTGACGTCGGTGTCGCAGGCCAGCGGCAGCAACGACGTCAACCTGACCGCGATCGCGGCGGCGGTCATCGGCGGCGTCAGCCTGTTCGGCGGCCGCGGCTCGGCCTACTCGGCGCTGCTGGGCGTGCTGGTGCTCATGTCGATCAACAGCGGCCTCAACCGCATCGGCGTGGACTCCTCCGTGCGTTTCATCGTCACCGGAGCGGTGCTGCTGCTCGCGGTGTCGATCGACGCGATCGCCCGGCGGGCCCGCGCCAGCAGCGGCCGAGGTTGA
- a CDS encoding ROK family transcriptional regulator encodes MTSRGDLRPGSLSALRLANRQRLLLALPAGQPVSQAELARLTGLAPATISGLVHALVDEGELVVSQGVANGRRSRLVQRAPARQRYGIGIDLGRTHVKVVAGAEPGEVLAESATELAGGLRPDTLIETIASLAAAARERAGLTAGQIAGVAVGVPAPIDAATGSVTETAILPTLVGFPLRDEIAAVLGRPVVVENDANLGALALARRAGAGPGSVVFVKVGSGIGAGVAVGGELLRGDSGAAGEIGHLALDPGLSVVCRCGRRGCLETVGSAESVRSALSSALQRDLGLTEVLALIGDGHPVAVHVLEDAGELLGRGLGWLAMILNPAEIALGGPLIAAGDAWLRPVQQGFRRAVLPGVAERTRVAISPLGEDTEAVGALIAGLDAAQ; translated from the coding sequence ATGACGTCAAGGGGCGATCTGCGTCCCGGGTCGCTGTCCGCCCTGCGGCTGGCGAACCGGCAGCGGCTGCTGCTCGCGCTGCCGGCCGGCCAGCCGGTCAGCCAGGCGGAGCTGGCCCGGCTGACCGGCCTCGCCCCCGCGACCATCTCCGGACTGGTGCACGCCCTCGTCGACGAGGGCGAGCTGGTCGTCAGCCAGGGCGTCGCCAACGGCCGGCGCAGCCGCCTGGTCCAGCGCGCGCCGGCGCGGCAGCGGTACGGCATCGGCATCGACCTCGGCCGCACGCACGTCAAGGTCGTCGCCGGCGCCGAACCCGGCGAGGTGCTGGCCGAGTCCGCCACGGAACTCGCCGGCGGCCTGCGCCCGGACACGCTGATCGAGACGATCGCCTCGCTCGCGGCGGCGGCCCGTGAACGGGCCGGCCTGACCGCCGGCCAGATCGCCGGAGTCGCGGTGGGCGTCCCGGCGCCGATCGACGCCGCGACCGGCTCCGTCACCGAGACGGCGATCCTGCCCACGCTGGTCGGCTTCCCGCTGCGCGACGAGATCGCCGCCGTCCTGGGCCGGCCCGTGGTGGTCGAGAACGACGCGAACCTCGGCGCGCTCGCGCTGGCCCGCCGGGCCGGCGCCGGCCCGGGATCGGTGGTGTTCGTCAAGGTCGGCTCGGGCATCGGGGCGGGGGTCGCGGTCGGCGGCGAGCTGCTGCGCGGCGACTCCGGCGCGGCCGGCGAGATCGGCCACCTCGCGCTGGACCCCGGCCTGTCGGTGGTGTGCCGGTGCGGGCGCCGCGGCTGCCTGGAGACGGTCGGCTCGGCGGAGTCGGTCCGTTCCGCGCTGAGCTCGGCGCTGCAGCGCGACCTCGGGCTCACCGAGGTGCTCGCGCTGATCGGCGACGGGCACCCCGTCGCGGTGCACGTGCTCGAGGACGCCGGCGAGCTGCTCGGCCGGGGCCTGGGCTGGCTGGCGATGATCCTCAACCCGGCCGAGATCGCCCTCGGCGGGCCGCTGATCGCCGCCGGCGACGCCTGGCTGCGCCCGGTCCAGCAGGGCTTCCGCCGGGCCGTCCTCCCCGGCGTGGCGGAGCGGACCCGGGTGGCGATCTCGCCGCTCGGCGAGGACACCGAGGCGGTCGGCGCGCTCATCGCCGGCCTCGATGCCGCGCAGTAG
- a CDS encoding ATP-binding cassette domain-containing protein — MTDGDGRRGTAGPILELRGVTKRYGRLRALDGVSLSVRGGEIVAVVGENGAGKSTLVRCITGDTDVDEGQVEVQATAGVARAPVAVVWQDLGLCDDLDVVANIFLGREHSRVLLAEGRMAADARHALERFGSQLTDVRARVDTLSRGQRQEVALARALSTGADLLVLDEPTASLSVLRRAEIMRVLGGLRDDGRAILLVSHDLDEVFALADRIVVLRHGRIVATVSPAEVHSDDVAALMSGIETESAARRQLNRLKSLVEQLSAADPAASLPLVVSATAAALDQDMLCVHLLDRAPRGPLLRRTAAIGVPPALAEDAALVPVGSAGGLVGTAAALGQLVVMDDLSDESSWTGYLEQASAAGVRSAWSAPIVGSTGVLGTITGFSTSAGRLDADRRELVSLYAGHAASAIERERLIEEVSRRNEILESLRAMLETLAGPDRVDGGLSAALLALCRGLGARAAGMLLTDVSELTGGGPRWVHIDLDESSESDPHGLRELAEAAPAGIDRPRRLGDGLAIAGLPIPGGTGLLLARWDDPAEPSRDAVELLDDARRSLALALEREMLESARREAAAARRSQQLQREVLQHLSHELRTPLTAIHGYASTLQQRDLVWDPDSIDRFLAAITTESARMERLVGDLLDSSAIESGLLRLRPDWTDVRLVLEAARSCVPHPDRVKVAVAADLPPIWADHDRLEQVFVNLLENGVRHGGPDGAVRVTAAAVSGGTSVEVLVSDDGPGIPPEVAERIFEPRVRGEGSTGAGLGLAIVRGIAAAHGGRVELVAGPESSFRVTLPVEPADDEENDG, encoded by the coding sequence ATGACCGACGGCGACGGCCGCCGCGGCACGGCCGGGCCGATCCTCGAGCTGCGTGGCGTGACGAAGCGCTACGGGCGGCTGCGAGCGCTCGACGGCGTGTCGCTCAGCGTGCGCGGCGGCGAGATCGTCGCCGTCGTGGGCGAGAACGGCGCCGGCAAGTCGACGCTGGTCAGGTGCATCACCGGCGACACCGACGTCGACGAGGGCCAGGTCGAGGTGCAGGCCACCGCCGGCGTCGCCCGGGCGCCGGTCGCGGTGGTCTGGCAGGACCTCGGGCTCTGCGACGACCTCGACGTCGTGGCGAACATCTTCCTCGGCCGCGAGCACTCCCGCGTCCTGCTGGCCGAGGGCCGGATGGCCGCCGACGCCCGGCACGCGCTCGAGCGGTTCGGCTCGCAGCTCACCGACGTCCGGGCCCGGGTCGACACACTGTCGCGCGGCCAGCGGCAGGAGGTGGCGCTGGCCCGGGCGCTGTCCACCGGCGCCGACCTGTTGGTGCTGGACGAGCCGACGGCGTCGCTGAGCGTGCTGCGCCGCGCGGAGATCATGCGCGTGCTGGGCGGCCTGCGCGACGACGGCCGGGCGATCCTGCTGGTCAGCCACGATCTCGACGAGGTCTTCGCGCTGGCGGACCGCATCGTGGTGCTCCGCCACGGCCGCATCGTCGCGACCGTGTCGCCGGCCGAGGTCCACTCTGACGACGTCGCGGCGCTGATGTCGGGCATCGAGACCGAGTCGGCGGCGCGCCGTCAGCTCAACCGTCTGAAGAGCCTGGTCGAGCAGCTCTCCGCCGCCGACCCCGCCGCGTCGCTGCCGCTCGTGGTGTCGGCCACGGCGGCCGCCCTCGACCAGGACATGCTCTGCGTGCACCTGCTCGACCGCGCGCCGCGCGGGCCGCTGCTGCGCCGCACCGCGGCCATCGGCGTGCCGCCGGCGCTGGCCGAGGACGCCGCGCTGGTGCCGGTCGGGTCGGCCGGCGGCCTGGTCGGGACGGCGGCGGCGCTCGGCCAGCTGGTGGTCATGGACGACCTGAGCGACGAGTCGTCCTGGACCGGCTACCTCGAGCAGGCCTCCGCCGCCGGGGTGCGCAGCGCGTGGTCCGCGCCGATCGTCGGCTCCACCGGCGTGCTGGGCACCATCACCGGGTTCAGCACCTCCGCCGGCCGCCTCGACGCCGACCGCCGCGAGCTGGTCTCGCTCTACGCCGGCCACGCCGCCAGTGCGATCGAGCGCGAACGGCTGATCGAGGAGGTCAGCCGGCGCAACGAGATCCTCGAGTCGCTGCGGGCGATGCTCGAGACGCTGGCCGGTCCCGACCGCGTCGACGGCGGGCTGTCCGCCGCGCTGCTCGCGCTCTGCCGCGGCCTCGGTGCCCGGGCGGCCGGCATGCTGCTGACCGACGTCTCCGAGCTCACCGGCGGCGGGCCCCGGTGGGTGCACATCGACCTCGACGAGTCTTCTGAGTCCGACCCGCACGGGCTGCGCGAGCTGGCCGAGGCGGCGCCTGCCGGGATCGACCGGCCGCGGCGCCTCGGCGACGGTCTGGCCATCGCCGGGCTGCCGATCCCCGGCGGCACCGGGCTGCTGCTGGCCCGCTGGGACGACCCCGCGGAGCCGTCCCGCGACGCCGTCGAGCTGCTCGACGACGCGCGCCGGTCGCTCGCTCTCGCCCTGGAGCGGGAGATGCTCGAGAGCGCGCGCCGCGAGGCGGCCGCCGCCCGGCGCTCTCAGCAGCTGCAGCGCGAGGTGCTGCAGCACCTCAGCCACGAGCTGCGCACGCCGCTGACCGCGATCCACGGGTACGCCTCGACGCTGCAGCAGCGCGACCTCGTCTGGGACCCCGACTCCATCGACCGGTTCCTCGCCGCCATCACGACGGAGTCCGCGCGCATGGAGCGCCTGGTCGGCGACCTGCTCGACTCCTCGGCCATCGAGTCCGGCCTGCTGCGCCTGCGCCCCGACTGGACCGACGTGCGGCTCGTCCTCGAGGCGGCCCGCAGCTGCGTGCCGCACCCCGACCGCGTCAAGGTCGCGGTCGCCGCCGACCTGCCGCCGATCTGGGCCGACCACGACCGCCTCGAGCAGGTGTTCGTCAACCTGCTGGAGAACGGGGTCCGCCACGGCGGGCCCGACGGCGCGGTGCGCGTCACCGCCGCGGCGGTCAGCGGCGGCACGTCGGTCGAGGTGCTGGTCAGCGACGACGGCCCCGGCATCCCGCCCGAGGTCGCGGAGCGGATCTTCGAGCCGCGGGTGCGCGGCGAGGGCAGCACCGGCGCCGGGCTGGGACTGGCCATCGTCCGCGGCATCGCCGCGGCGCACGGCGGCCGAGTCGAGCTGGTGGCCGGGCCCGAGTCGAGCTTCCGCGTGACACTGCCGGTCGAACCGGCCGACGACGAGGAGAACGATGGCTGA
- a CDS encoding sugar ABC transporter permease, translating into MSGSVSPARLGRWAPPAALAIIWLVMSLSNPRFLSAVNLTNLMLQIVAVGAVAVAVVLVLLIGEIDLSVGAVSGFGAAVTAVLSVKQDWPAVLAILAGLLTGALVGLLHAAMVTRVGVPSFVVTLAGLLTWQGALLLVLGDTGSVNIDDPQLVAIAGTFLAPGLGWLIAAVASGGAVLAIVGYLRNERPRPARRVWPWVVAAIGAPVAVAVFNADRGVPLAVVVFLVLLAGGDLVVRRTKLGRHAVATGSNASGARRAGIAVDRIRLVVFMLASVLAVTGGILAASRLLAVNQSSGSTDLMLTAVAAAAIGGTSLFGGRGTVWSALLGALVVGSLANGLDLLGASSAIRLIATGLVLAVAVGLDTLAHRAEITPFREHSRPGR; encoded by the coding sequence GTGAGCGGGTCGGTGTCGCCGGCGCGCCTGGGCCGCTGGGCGCCGCCGGCCGCGCTCGCCATCATCTGGCTGGTCATGAGCCTGAGCAACCCGCGCTTCCTGTCGGCGGTGAACCTCACGAACCTGATGCTGCAGATCGTCGCGGTGGGCGCCGTCGCGGTGGCGGTCGTGCTCGTGCTGCTGATCGGCGAGATCGACCTGTCCGTCGGCGCGGTGTCGGGCTTCGGCGCGGCCGTCACCGCCGTGCTCAGCGTGAAGCAGGACTGGCCGGCCGTCCTGGCGATCCTCGCCGGGCTGCTGACCGGCGCGCTGGTCGGGCTGCTGCACGCGGCCATGGTGACGCGGGTCGGCGTCCCGTCGTTCGTGGTGACGCTGGCCGGGCTGCTGACGTGGCAGGGCGCGCTGCTGCTGGTCCTCGGCGACACCGGCAGCGTCAACATCGACGACCCGCAGCTGGTGGCCATCGCGGGGACGTTCCTCGCGCCGGGGCTCGGCTGGCTGATCGCCGCTGTGGCGAGCGGCGGCGCCGTCCTCGCGATCGTCGGGTACCTGCGCAACGAACGGCCGCGGCCGGCGCGGCGGGTCTGGCCGTGGGTGGTCGCCGCCATCGGCGCGCCGGTGGCCGTCGCGGTGTTCAACGCCGACCGCGGCGTGCCGCTCGCCGTGGTGGTGTTCCTCGTGCTGCTCGCCGGCGGCGACCTGGTCGTGCGCCGCACGAAGCTCGGCCGTCACGCCGTCGCGACCGGGAGCAACGCGTCGGGGGCGCGCCGGGCCGGCATCGCGGTCGACCGGATCCGCCTGGTCGTGTTCATGCTGGCCTCGGTGCTGGCCGTCACCGGCGGCATCCTCGCCGCGTCGCGGCTGCTCGCCGTCAACCAGTCGTCAGGCAGCACCGACCTGATGCTCACCGCGGTCGCCGCCGCCGCCATCGGCGGGACCAGCCTGTTCGGCGGCCGCGGCACGGTGTGGTCGGCGCTGCTGGGCGCGCTGGTGGTCGGCTCGCTGGCCAACGGCCTGGACCTGCTGGGCGCGTCGTCGGCGATCCGGCTGATCGCGACCGGTCTCGTCCTCGCCGTCGCCGTCGGGCTGGACACGCTCGCGCACCGTGCCGAAATAACGCCGTTCCGCGAGCATTCGCGGCCCGGCCGCTAG
- a CDS encoding VOC family protein has protein sequence MTLDLFAVLPVTDFAASAAWYEKLFGAPFTFRAHDTEVVWELAEHRSIAVNQRPETAGRSHVTIFVDDLDAVVDGITSRGIEPALRETYGNGVRKITYHDLDGNEIGYGGAPAP, from the coding sequence ATGACTCTCGACCTATTCGCCGTGCTCCCGGTGACCGACTTCGCCGCCTCGGCCGCCTGGTACGAGAAGCTGTTCGGCGCGCCGTTCACGTTCCGCGCCCACGACACCGAGGTGGTGTGGGAGCTGGCCGAGCACCGCTCGATCGCCGTCAACCAGCGCCCCGAGACCGCCGGCCGGAGCCACGTCACGATCTTCGTCGACGACCTCGACGCGGTGGTCGACGGCATCACGTCGCGCGGCATCGAGCCGGCGCTGCGCGAGACGTATGGCAACGGCGTCCGCAAGATCACCTACCACGACCTGGACGGCAACGAGATCGGCTATGGCGGCGCGCCGGCACCCTAG
- a CDS encoding ABC transporter substrate-binding protein, translating into MGRRRLLAAALPAVLALALGAAACGTAAGGSDELQIALLLPENKTARYESHDRPAFVDRVQEVCADCETLVSNADQDAAHQQAQAEAALTNGADVLVLDPVDSRSAAVIVRLAHAAGVPVVSYDRLVLDVPVDFHVTFDNEQVGVLQAEVLLAAVGDTGGELVVLNGSPTDDNAALFRRGAHSVLDTAGVTVGAEVDVPDWSPDQAQEAMDRALTTLGRDRVAGVYAANDGVAGGAIAAMKAAGLDPLPPVTGQDAELAAIRRILTGDQYMTVYKAVRTQAEMAADVAVSLARTGEPPDDLRNSWVDNGQGRIPALMLEPVAVTRETIAATVVADGFWSVDEICEGLEQECAVAGLTEGGAP; encoded by the coding sequence ATGGGCCGCCGACGCCTGCTCGCCGCCGCCCTGCCCGCGGTCCTCGCCCTGGCGCTGGGGGCGGCGGCCTGCGGCACGGCCGCCGGCGGGTCCGACGAGCTGCAGATCGCCCTGCTGCTGCCGGAGAACAAGACCGCCCGCTACGAGTCGCACGACCGCCCGGCGTTCGTCGACCGCGTCCAGGAGGTGTGCGCCGACTGCGAGACGCTGGTCAGCAACGCCGACCAGGACGCCGCCCACCAGCAGGCCCAGGCCGAGGCCGCGCTCACCAACGGCGCCGACGTGCTCGTGCTCGACCCGGTCGACTCCAGGTCCGCCGCTGTCATCGTCCGCCTGGCGCACGCGGCCGGCGTCCCGGTGGTCAGCTACGACCGGCTCGTGCTCGACGTCCCGGTCGACTTCCACGTCACGTTCGACAACGAGCAGGTCGGCGTGTTGCAGGCCGAGGTCCTGCTGGCCGCCGTCGGCGACACCGGCGGCGAGCTGGTGGTGCTGAACGGCTCGCCCACCGACGACAACGCCGCGCTGTTCCGCCGTGGCGCGCACAGCGTCCTCGACACCGCCGGTGTCACCGTCGGCGCCGAGGTCGACGTGCCCGACTGGTCGCCCGACCAGGCACAGGAGGCGATGGACCGGGCCCTGACGACGCTGGGCCGCGACCGCGTCGCCGGCGTCTACGCGGCCAACGACGGCGTGGCCGGCGGCGCCATCGCCGCGATGAAGGCCGCCGGGCTCGACCCGCTGCCGCCGGTGACCGGGCAGGACGCCGAACTGGCGGCGATCCGCCGGATCCTCACCGGCGACCAGTACATGACGGTCTACAAGGCGGTGCGCACGCAGGCCGAGATGGCCGCCGACGTCGCCGTCAGCCTGGCGCGGACCGGCGAGCCGCCGGACGACCTGCGCAACAGCTGGGTCGACAACGGCCAGGGACGCATCCCCGCGCTGATGCTGGAGCCGGTCGCCGTCACGCGCGAGACGATCGCCGCGACCGTCGTCGCCGACGGCTTCTGGTCGGTGGACGAGATCTGCGAGGGGCTCGAGCAGGAGTGCGCCGTCGCCGGCCTGACCGAGGGCGGGGCGCCGTGA
- a CDS encoding response regulator transcription factor, with translation MAEAPGVLIVEDDRIIVDVLRSNLTARGYRVVVSTDGSDLLRLLDETAPDVVLLDLMLPGHDGFDLCWAVRDRSDVGIIVLSARRGETDKVRALNLGADDYLTKPFGIEELLARINAMLRRARPAEPRPVAPQVRVGDVRIDFDAQLVTKGGKRVHLTRTEYALLRELAMNPGRLLSHAELLRRVWGPGYETQTEYTRVYVGRLRAKLEGPEGTELIVTEPRAGYRFTTDR, from the coding sequence ATGGCTGAGGCTCCCGGCGTCCTCATCGTCGAGGACGACCGCATCATCGTCGACGTCCTGCGGTCCAACCTCACCGCCCGCGGCTACCGGGTCGTCGTGTCGACGGACGGCTCCGACCTGCTCAGGCTGCTCGACGAGACCGCGCCCGACGTCGTGCTGCTCGACCTCATGCTGCCCGGCCACGACGGCTTCGACCTGTGCTGGGCGGTGCGCGACCGGTCCGACGTCGGGATCATCGTGCTGTCGGCGCGGCGGGGCGAGACCGACAAGGTCCGGGCGCTGAACCTGGGCGCCGACGACTACCTCACCAAGCCGTTCGGCATCGAGGAACTGCTCGCCCGCATCAACGCCATGCTGCGCCGGGCCCGTCCGGCCGAGCCGCGCCCGGTGGCGCCGCAGGTGCGGGTCGGCGACGTGCGCATCGACTTCGACGCCCAGCTGGTCACGAAGGGCGGCAAGCGGGTGCACCTCACCCGCACCGAGTACGCGCTGCTGCGCGAGCTGGCGATGAACCCCGGCCGGCTGCTGTCGCACGCCGAACTGCTGCGCCGGGTGTGGGGGCCGGGCTACGAGACGCAGACGGAGTACACGCGCGTGTACGTCGGCCGGCTGCGGGCCAAGCTCGAAGGACCCGAGGGCACCGAGCTGATCGTCACCGAGCCGCGGGCCGGCTACCGCTTCACGACGGACCGGTGA